From Plasmodium malariae genome assembly, chromosome: 8:
atatttcctatataaaaaaagaaaaatgtgcAGACACGGAAGTTTTAGCTTGGTAAGTTTTGCTTAAATAGGAACAatagttttttttcatatgacttagcaatatgtatatgtaatattatgataaaaataaaattttttttttttttttttttgatcttTCAAAATAGGTACTTGAAAAAGTTTAAACATGTCATAATCAATGTAACTAGCAAAAGCTATTCACAaaagaatacatatatatatatatatatatatatatatgcacatacagaaatatatatatatatatatatatgtacatatgctatatatatgtacatatgcttatatatatgtacatatgcttatatatatgtacatatgcttatatatgtggatatatgcttatatatgtggatatatgcttatatatgtggatatatgcttatatacgtggatatatttatatatatatgtatgaatacaTTTGTATGTACACACAAGGATTCATAGTATATTTCTTTTGAAGTCTACAAAAAAGGTTAGAAggacatattttaatttaataaacaaTCTCATACAAGATAAATGTGTTAAGGTAAGaggaaaaaatacaaaatgtataaaacagatgaattttttttttttcaaaattttaaaataacaaaaatttattatgttatatgcACGGGGGCCAATAGAGTGTGCAATACGGTTGAGAAGCGAGATATTATCTACACATATTTACGAATATACGCaaatgtttacatatatatatatatatatatatatatatatatatatatgtatgggtATGGACTGTCGTGTCGTTGCTTTTACATACACACGTTATGTATTAATAACACTTCAGGCTTCACtgggaaataataaaaggtaTTTAACGCATAATGAGCACTTTATCTTATGGGCATGGAAAAGAAGGgctttaaaatatgataaagaACAACTTgacaaattttaaataaaaaaaaagcattcaTCTGTGCGTCTGTCAGTGCTTCCGTCGGAGCAcccgcttttttttttcttttttttttttcatttttaattattgattttttaatttttgatttttctattttttatttttaattttcaaatGTATTACtgtatttcatttaattttatttcccATTTTGTGTGCAATATTATCTTCCTATTATGTACGTTGttccatctttttttttttttttttttttttttttttattgcacatgctttttttgcattaaattaaaataacaacattgggtaactttttttttttttttaaaactagtttttaaaatttacaatatggaaatataaaatggtCGCATTAAAGGATCATCTtcaaacaaattttaaaatgaatgtaTATTGGTGCGCCGTAAGAAAGGGAGAAATTAATGGGTTATGTTAAGTCGTTAAGggggtacatatatatatatacatatacatacatatatgtacatactaTAGGACCATTAAAGGTAACCTACTGAGTCAAGTAAGAAGCAGCCAGAGGAGTTACTAACGTTTATTGAAGTTTAATGAAAGTTACTACTTTTACATTTGAAAATGATTCCTGCGGGTCATTAAAGATCATTAATAATTGacttttaaataaacatataattgtATGGGGAAGGGTAGGTAGTCTTGATGTAGGAGATTTCAGTCCTTTAGAGTAGTTAACTTGAACAGAAAAATGTTAAAGATATTGTGGGGGTTTTACCACCACCACATCCTCACAAAAACATTGTCGAAGaatttacaaatttaattccttttttttttaaatatattttatcctCTTCTTTTCCAAATAAATAAGCTGTTGCGTCTtctattatgtatgtatcaAATCCTAAACTAAGAAAACTTAATGCAGTTTCTTTAACacaatattcaaatataaatccgcatatgtatacagaatttatatttttttcctttaaaacgtttagtatttttttattaactttaTCATTTTCAAATATGGTAAGACTTTCATGATTTTCTGTATCCgcttttttaataactacATCATCAATGTGcctaattaattttttatgtatctTACATCCTAGTGTATTTCTAACACAATGGATAGGCCATACAtctattgttttatttaaaaaatttaacttgttatattcttttatatcatttacaGAATTAacgtttttatatattattttgctcttttttatttttttaatatttttcaatacaTCAGTCAAattgaatattttgttttttttcaaaaaagagGTGTAATATTCATCTGGATGATCATCTAAGGTATTTGTGTCGTTTACTTCATCTCCATCGTCCTCCAATTCTTTCATGTCTGCTTCAACTACATGTACTTCATTTACATCATTTGTTTCCTCTTCATCAATATGATTACTAATTCCTCCTAAACATGTTGAACTTCCGTTTACACAGTTGAATTCCTGTTCGTTTTGTTCGTACTCATTTGCTTTTGCGCTACTATTCGACTCGCTATTTTTGCAAATTTCTTCATAAATTATTCTATGCGTTTTAGCAAACGAAACGTGTAACTGTGGGTGGTAGTCTACAGACAAAATGTGCAAAGTAAAGTTTGATATACCCTTGTTAGTTTTTTCATTCAAACCGTTTAAATGACattcttttgaaaaattatttgaattcattattacattattgcCGCAATTACTTATGTAATTATGATGTAAGTAATTCTCTTTTCCGTTACTGTTCCCGTTATAGCCATTAGCACGGtaactattattatcattatttccATCATTCCTGCCATTATACGTATCCTTGTGCAGTCCACTATTTATATGATTGTGTTCATTTTCTGAGTCTCTACCCAGAATAACCCCGTTTGCATTTTCTTTTACACTTTGGTTATGTACCCACTTGtatttattcaaatattcACAATTCTTATCaaatggaaataataaaatttcgtCTTCATATTTTGCAGCATCTATATCGTTACagcatttataatattcgACAATGTTCTCATTAAGTAGtaaatcttttttatattccattacatttttacaatCTCGTAGTTTTAATAAATCCTTTTCACTACAATTAAACAAGTTAAGTCTTATGgagttaattttatatagcGCATCCATATATTCCTCTTTCGAATTAAACGCCCCCTTGGGCAAAAAATCGTTTTGAGCGTCTACTATAACCAAACACTTCATATTACTgtgttttattattctatGTTACTTTATGTTCAATgggaaattttttatttttttttcttctctaaTAAgttaaatttactttttttttctttttttttttatctgctcccttttttctttttttttccttttttttttcttatttcttttttggtatttctttttccttatttcttttttggtatttctttttccttatttcttttttggtgtttctttttccttatttctttttttttttttttttttccttttttttttttttttttttttttttctttttttttttttggtttttttttttttttttttttttttttttttttttttttttttttttttttttgacctTCCGTTTCtccttatttaaaaaggCATGTTTCAGCAGATATTATATACTcacatgtaaataaataagtataatgtgctttaatgtaatatattattattattatatgtaagaACTCCTCTTTATCCGTTAATAGACCCCTTTTTCTGTGtctataaaagaaaaaaaaaaaaaaaa
This genomic window contains:
- the PmUG01_08035600 gene encoding nicotinamidase, putative gives rise to the protein MKCLVIVDAQNDFLPKGAFNSKEEYMDALYKINSIRLNLFNCSEKDLLKLRDCKNVMEYKKDLLLNENIVEYYKCCNDIDAAKYEDEILLFPFDKNCEYLNKYKWVHNQSVKENANGVILGRDSENEHNHINSGLHKDTYNGRNDGNNDNNSYRANGYNGNSNGKENYLHHNYISNCGNNVIMNSNNFSKECHLNGLNEKTNKGISNFTLHILSVDYHPQLHVSFAKTHRIIYEEICKNSESNSSAKANEYEQNEQEFNCVNGSSTCLGGISNHIDEEETNDVNEVHVVEADMKELEDDGDEVNDTNTLDDHPDEYYTSFLKKNKIFNLTDVLKNIKKIKKSKIIYKNVNSVNDIKEYNKLNFLNKTIDVWPIHCVRNTLGCKIHKKLIRHIDDVVIKKADTENHESLTIFENDKVNKKILNVLKEKNINSVYICGFIFEYCVKETALSFLSLGFDTYIIEDATAYLFGKEEDKIYLKKKGIKFVNSSTMFL
- the PmUG01_08035500 gene encoding conserved Plasmodium protein, unknown function; translation: MNVDIAFDGNEYTYSGYSKNSLIEDKNYTIDYEKYIHFAFFTCYYISYIKKEKCADTEVLAWYLKKFKHVIINSTKKVRRTYFNLINNLIQDKCVKASLGNNKRYLTHNEHFILWAWKRRALKYDKEQLDKF